The Thunnus thynnus chromosome 19, fThuThy2.1, whole genome shotgun sequence genome contains the following window.
AACAAAGTGATTAGGAGTGATTCACCTCTTATGGAAAGACAAATAAATTTCAAACAGATGGTTCATTTGCAGGTTGTTAACAACACAGTAGGTTGTAAAAGTCTTCCCTTGTAGTATTCAATGATTGCCTATAAATAATCTCCATTGTAAAGTAGCCCgaaactataaatatatatcgAAACAGTATAAATTACAGCCTACTTCAGCAAATCTTTGTGCTTTGGTGGCTGAAAATACTTCACTTTCTCTGCATTTCCAAAAATGAGACGAACATGTGTCCAACAAACACTGGCAGAATGAGTGTGGAAGAGAAAGAATAAAAGACCCAAGAGGCACATTAAGGTTTTTGAGGAGTGAAGTTTAATGGGATCATGATTGTCTCTGTCGGAGGTCAAATATTTAATTGGTTTATGGGACAAGCACAACCAGAGCCACTCCTACATTCACTCAGCCAACTAAAACTTTCTACTTTAGATACACCGTCAGAACAGAAATACCCCACGAACCACTTTCAGCAGCTCAGTCTCACAGAGGATTGTTACTTTTGACAAATGACagacattttgctttttaaaagtttGGGGCGAAAGGCTACCACATATTATCTTTCTCATTTCATCTGAGCACACTGTTCCCAACTAACTGTTTTCATCTCCTCCTATCAAAGGAATGTATTGTTCTAGCCAGGTAAaacactctttctctcctttctcttggGCAATCTCCCTGATTATGCTTTAGCTGGTTGAGATCAGTGTTACTCTCTGGGAGAGTAAAAGTGACCTCAGCCTGACTCATCGGTCGGCATCCATCCGCTCCCCCGGGCCCTACGACATGCACAGACTGATAGAGAGGCTGACAGAAGGACAGACTGGCAAAGTGCTGCTGGGTAGACAGACGTACAGatgaacagagagacagatagccTACAGACAGGCAGGGTGCTATGGTTGCCCCATGACGAAGAAGGAAGGAGGCAATTTAGAGAGGGTGTGACCTTACTGGCCAGACTGTTAGCGAATGGGGGCAATGGACTATAAAACCAACGTCACAGCGTGCTGGTTGTGGAGGCAGCTAATCGCTTTCCTATGTAGAtcctaaaaagagaaaagagaaacaaattgTTAATTGACTATTTACAAAATGATGTTTGTCATCATAATCACAATCAAATCTAAACATCTTAAACTAGGCACAGCAGgtctgtcaagctttggatttctcaaaatgttgaagcAGTGCAAGAGTGATACTCTGTATATAAAGAGGGAGGGTGGCCTttccaaaagcaaaaacaaaagtgcaaAAGTGTAAGAAATGgattaaacatgtttatttactcTAACGTAAGTTGCAAGCATGCAGTAGTAACTGGTTGTTACTTCCAAGGCCAAGGAGCACGTCAATAACTAACTTCATAAGTTTGTGGGGTTACAGGTTATGTTAAAAAAACCTTCTCGACTAGCAAAATCCACTGTGTAGTATTTTCTTACTGTGTGGAAGTTGGCCCTTGAAGCTACCAGAGTttaggctaatgttagcaggtCTGGCCTGCTCTATAATGGATTTGGAGAAGTTTATACAAACCCAGCTGTCGTGACCCAAAATAGAGTTATGTTTATGAAAAATATcagttaaaagtaaaaacatactTGTTCGAAATATGTAAGCTAAGCAGCGAAATAGGGTTATGTTAGAACAAAATAACAGTGATCTTACATTTTTCCTTATAAGTATTTCTACACTGCAATACAAGATTGATGCTATTCCTTTATTTACATGTCTTATATGGGTCATCAACTGGTGAGGCCACTGACTTTTGCCTGGAACTGGCAGAGAGATATCATGTATGTGGAAAATGTGCATATTTAAAACCCCATTTatagaattttcttttttaaaataagtcagctggaaacattaaaaagtcagccaCAGATGGTTTTAAACCAACTCAGGGAGCTAATGTTTAATTAGCTTGATTAAAGGTTAGCTTTACACTTAATACTATAATCTGGCAGTTGTTATTTCAGATGAAAGAAATGACCGTctgcttttgtttacttctgtCTGAAATCGAAGACGCATTATTTAAAGATTACCAAGAATTTCAAGTGGTAACTCTGGCACCGTTATCATTGTTAACTGCGTATGTGTTGTCTGAGAGCTGAAATCTTGACAGGCatatagcaacagtaactaaggccATGGGGCTACTTCATATAAAATTGCAAAAGGTGAGTCTATGCATGTGTTAGTACGTGTGAGTGTATAAGTAAGTGTCTCACCCGACTCCAAGTGTGAGCAGGTGTGAAGCCAGCAGTGAGGGAACAAGGATGAGGAGAACATCGGAGGAGAAGATGCCTCTCTTCATCACCTCTGTCTTCCTAACGCTGAGGGAGCCCTGCTGCTTCGGGTGCTGAAACACAAACtctctgcagagagagaagagagagatgagagacgCAGGGAGAGGGAAGatagaaaggggggggggggaataaaCAGAGATAATGAGAACACAAGGGAGAAGACTGAGAATGCAAGAAAGGTAGTTGGAGACCATGAAGACCAAATACCTGTCATGTAGACTTATTATATTGCAGAAGAttaaaaaggcttaaaaaaGTACTGCAGATTATTGCAGGTTATTCACATATTTCTCAACACTCAAAGGTataatccatattttttttttacatttgttatcattgttgttttacattattGACACATTGATAtctgctgtatgttttttttagttaaatatgtacattttttagattttttcacAAACAGCAATAAgactgtgctgtttttttttaaattttttttttagcaagcTTACAGGAAGAACACAGGAACTGACTGCATCTGGCTGTTGTTAACCAAGAAATAGTGACGTCacacaatgtgttgtttttacatttctgtttgtgtagaGATTAAAGACACAAGATAATACTTGATAATTTACAGGTGCCGGTTGGTGGATTTTTGGACTTTGTGCAGAGctagctagctgtttctccctgctttcagtctgttatgctaagctaagctaatcaccacctggctccagcttcatatttaaaagacaaacatgcaGGTGGCATCAATCTTTGACTATTTCATGTAATGTAACTGTTAAATATCTATACCCATATACCTATCTATATGTTTGAAAGTATGTACTTCCAAGTACTCAAAAAAGCTATGGATGTAATATATATAGgcctacatactgtacatagtaAAAAGGAGCTTTCAAAGGAGCTGGTCTTACTTTGGTGGCATATTTTCAGGTCTACTGGACCAATCCCACACCCAGTCAGTGTCTCCTCGCCGATCactttcctcctgttcacagcATGAGGAAGAGATTAGATGATGTGTCAcagtaagaaaataaagaaagaaaagtagacaaacaagagaaaatCAGGACAGAGACAGTGAAGTGTTAACCAGATATTCACAAACATCTTGAGTCATGTAAATATTTAGAGGAAATCTCAAACAGAACAGCGTTTagtaagaagaagaaactgcctaaaaagagaaaacaacttTGACTTTCTCTTGGATGTCAGGGAGGGCAAATTGTCCCCACTGTACCAGCGTAAGCTAATTCAACtcaaatatacatattataactgcaaaaaatgttcaaCCTATCTCAAGCAAGTCTCATGTCTCTGCCTGTTGATTTTTAAACTGtactgaaataaatggaaatgaGTGACTGGCTGAAAAGTGAAACATCAGTATAATAATCACTGTGTGCTTTGGTTAATGATCAGCAACAATGTAAAATGTACTGCAGTACATAGGTCATTtaacaatgaaattaaatgcCTGAACTGATATTTTCACATGTATCTGTTTTGTATATATTCAAGTAAGAGCGTAAATAATCTGATGGACATAAACTTCATATGTAGTGAAGGTGTACCTGTATGGTGACACAATCACTGTCCTGCTCACTAGAGGGTCTTGGGGAACCAGTGGACCTTGGAGTCACCACCTGTGGGGGACTGTGGATGACAAGCAGACAATTAAAATGTGCCTTCAGTCTCACGATATGGACAGCCTGCACAACACTACAATtcagacacaaacaacaaagcagAGAAAGTAAACATATGTGAAAAACAACCAAAGTTCAACCGAGCACAGAACGAAACTCATTACCGTgcgaataatttattttttttttacacctctcTGTGTAG
Protein-coding sequences here:
- the zgc:73226 gene encoding BCL2/adenovirus E1B 19 kDa protein-interacting protein 3 produces the protein MSLSGSQTPEDGLYGSWVELEELIAAVSRRESLSGPQDSISSALQGELERILLEAQLECERSKDSPPQVVTPRSTGSPRPSSEQDSDCVTIQEESDRRGDTDWVWDWSSRPENMPPKEFVFQHPKQQGSLSVRKTEVMKRGIFSSDVLLILVPSLLASHLLTLGVGIYIGKRLAASTTSTL